One window of Leishmania mexicana MHOM/GT/2001/U1103 complete genome, chromosome 12 genomic DNA carries:
- a CDS encoding serine/threonine protein phosphatase-like protein: MGCDSSKESVASNTASAGSRGSRNCAEKEKGGRRSYSNGSTEAKGKSGASGAHNGSGMTGAGGTMADQSRWPTCHFCHRKVPDKDYNAHTVMCDEREVTCWNSWCRQIVRQGDLQKHLEDCGRRQKAICPKCGAEILVVEMLAHRDSCQPKPCPQCGELCITRIHKWCPKTILAKVKFINGPFATEALQRRFMPPGKEKDPRARLEYNVARIQLLWRWIKCKGMIEETIFRSVYKEMDLKKEGFAIFKAHDKVNEQHVMAPKRSRSVIQAPVVAPATSSHYFPVNTNVPITLHHVEQMIKDIKNRVLLPYPAAWRVFTDAMNHLNTMPNVVRVSPAVGARVSNGRVIQGCKVVVVGDLHGQIADLLHILTESGMPSESNYYVFNGDYVDRGACGVEIILILFSLMLACPKYVTLNRGNHECDYMNDEYGFDVEVSTKYDRNVFRLIQRCFCALPLATLIGGKIFVVHGGLPRRRGVSISDISRIQRFRQIPIPNYSQPEEDEIFQDMLWSDPVEDIKGWRESQRGAGVEFGSDVTMEFLENNKLELIVRSHEDCLSGYEEHHNHKLLTVFSASNYDGPNSNYGAICTFIGDNLEPSYHTYQIFEDEYDDPVVSLVDSFTLTASNIAKMSSFTATVGSVGFGLNKSTLSRVLLHRRTKDNILRELRERIYQRRHRLLAYFSKLDRTNKGSLWMIEWVESMRNVLNLDLPWYFLRGYLVEVDDHSRIWYAPFLNRFHNVLQDLWDGEWRQSVCARVLQQQRMNHRSQLVSAAFNKEVVNYNEFCSVMRAIDYTTSDCQLFQLFESFDEKGNGHISGPEFLRRVQQIANGKPDPLRWDIDAMEQLQNIVIQGRSQLPSLFRVTSRDKALSRERFMAGMAQLSRCMRKQLTQPQREAIFDFMKQRVPEGEEVTFDMFLLYVYVFDRRTVAGMRSSYSLSDLNELGLAPISFRNTSFSGLGTGR; this comes from the coding sequence ATGGGGTGTGACTCATCCAAGGAAAGTGTGGCGTCCAACACCGCGTCTGCGGGCAGCAGGGGCAGCCGCAACTGCGccgagaaggagaagggtgGGCGACGCAGTTATAGCAATGGCAGTACAGAAGCCAAGGGCAAGTcgggcgccagcggcgcccacaacggcagcggcatgaCTGGTGCCGGTGGCACCATGGCGGATCAGAGCCGCTGGCCGACGTGCCACTTTTGCCACCGCAAGGTCCCGGACAAGGACTACAACGCCCACACCGTCATGTGCGACGAGCGTGAGGTGACGTGCTGGAACTCGTGGTGCCGCCAGATTGTGCGGCAGGGTGACCTGCAGAAGCATCTGGAGGACTGCGGGAGGCGGCAGAAGGCGATTTGCCCCAAGTGCGGTGCCGAGATCCTGGTCGTTGAGATGCTGGCGCATCGGGATAGTTGCCAGCCAAAGCCGTGCCCGCAATGCGGGGAACTATGCATCACACGCATCCACAAGTGGTGCCCCAAGACAATCCTGGCCAAGGTGAAGTTCATCAACGGCCCCTTCGCGACGGAggctctgcagcgccgcttcatGCCGCccgggaaggagaaggaccCGAGGGCGAGGCTCGAGTACAACGTGGCGCGGATACAGCTTCTGTGGCGCTGGATCAAGTGCAAAGGCATGATCGAGGAGACGATCTTCCGCAGCGTGTACAAGGAGATGGACCTGAAAAAAGAGGGCTTTGCTATTTTCAAGGCTCACGACAAGGTCAACGAGCAACACGTCATGGCACCGAAGCGGTCGAGATCAGTGATTCAGGCACCAGTGGTGGCCCCAGCGACGTCCTCGCACTACTTCCCGGTGAACACCAACGTCCCTATCACCCTTCACCACGTCGAGCAGATGATCAAGGACATCAAGAACCGCGTGCTTCTGCCGTACCCCGCCGCCTGGCGCGTCTTCACCGACGCGATGAACCACCTCAACACCATGCCGAACGTCGTGCGCGTGTCGCCGGCCGTCGGGGCCCGCGTCAGCAACGGCCGCGTAATTCAGGGCTGCAAGGTagtcgtcgtcggcgactTGCACGGCCAGATTGCCGACCTCCTGCATATCCTCACGGAGAGCGGTATGCCGAGCGAGAGTAATTATTATGTCTTCAACGGCGACTACGTCGACcgcggtgcgtgcggtgtGGAGATCATTCTCATCCTCTTCTCCCTGATGCTCGCGTGCCCCAAGTACGTCACGCTCAACCGCGGCAACCACGAGTGCGACTACATGAACGACGAGTACGGCTTCGATGTCGAGGTGAGCACCAAGTATGACCGCAACGTGTTCCGGCTCATccagcgctgcttctgcgccTTGCCGCTCGCCACTCTCATCGGCGGCAAGATTTTCGTCGTTCACGGCGGTCTGCCTCGGCGACGTGGGGTCAGCATCAGCGATATCTCGCGTATCCAGCGCTTCCGGCAGATTCCGATCCCCAACTACTCGCAgcccgaggaggacgagatCTTCCAGGATATGCTGTGGTCCGACCCCGTAGAGGACATAAAGGGCTGGCGCGAGAGTCAGCGTGGCGCGGGTGTCGAATTCGGCTCCGACGTGACGATGGAGTTCTTGGAGAACAACAAGCTGGAGCTCATCGTGCGTTCGCACGAGGATTGCCTGAGCGGGTACGAGGAGCACCATAACCACAAGCTACTGACAGTCTTCTCGGCCAGCAACTATGACGGGCCGAACTCGAACTACGGCGCCATCTGCACCTTCATCGGCGACAACCTGGAGCCGTCTTACCACACGTACCAGATATTCGAGGACGAGTACGACGACCCGGTGGTGAGTCTCGTCGATTCCTTCACGCTGACGGCATCGAACATAGCCAAGATGAGCTCCTTCACCGCCACTGTTGGAAGCGTCGGGTTTGGGTTGAACAAGAGTACCTTGAGTCGAGttctgctgcaccgtcgcacgAAAGACAATATTCTGcgtgagctgcgcgagcgcatctatcagcgccgccaccgccttctaGCCTACTTCTCGAAGCTCGACCGCACGAACAAGGGGTCGCTGTGGATGATCGAGTGGGTGGAGTCGATGCGCAACGTACTAAACCTCGACTTGCCATGGTACTTTCTGCGTGGCTACCTCGTCGAGGTGGACGATCACTCGCGCATCTGGTACGCCCCGTTTCTGAACCGCTTCCACAACGTGCTGCAAGATCTGTGGGACGGGGAGTGGCGGCAgtccgtgtgcgcgcgggtgctgcagcagcagcgcatgaaTCACCGCTCGCAGCTCGTCTCTGCCGCCTTCAACAAGGAGGTGGTGAACTACAACGAGTTCTGCTCTGTCATGCGCGCCATCGACTACACGACGAGCGACTGCCAACTCTTCCAGCTGTTCGAGTCGTTTGACGAGAAGGGCAACGGCCATATCAGCGGACCAGAATTCCTGAGGAGGGTACAGCAGATCGCCAACGGCAAGCCCGACCCGCTCCGCTGGGACATCGACGCcatggagcagctgcagaacaTTGTCATTCAGGGCCGCAGCCAACTCCCCTCGCTGTTTCGTGTAACGTCGCGGGACAAGGCGCTGTCAAGAGAGCGCTTCATGGCCGGCATGGCGCAACTGAGCCGTTGCATGCGCAAGCAGCTAACACAGCCACAGAGGGAGGCTATCTTTGACTTCATGAAGCAACGCGTgccggagggggaggaggtgacgtTCGACATGTTCCTGCTGTATGTGTACGTCTTTGATCGTCGCACCGTTGCCGGGATGAGGTCGTCCTACTCGCTCTCCGACTTGAACGAGTTAGGGCTGGCCCCCATTTCATTTCGAAATACGAGCTTTTCTGGCCTCGGGACTGGCCGCTAA
- a CDS encoding putative surface antigen protein 2, with translation MTSLGNLNLRFTKVSGTLPAQWSSMKQLTLLHLEGTKVFGTLPAQWSSMTSLGNLNLRFTAVSGTLPAQWSGMTSAEALQLEYCGLSGCLPPEWSAMPKLRIVSLSGNHFSGCVPDSWVKKPGLVVTIEDEHKGSNCVSDNLCDTTTEPPTAPTTTGTPAASSTPSPGSGCEVDGCEVCEGDSAARCARCREGYSLTDEKTCLAHHDGGVAAASSGAVAAAAVWAAVLLSVGLAA, from the coding sequence atgacgTCGCTGGGCAATCTTAACCTGCGCTTCACTAAGGTgtccggcacgctgcctgcccagtggagctcgatgaagCAGCTGACCCTTCTGCATCTGGAGGGCACTAAGGTCttcggcacgctgcctgcccagtggagctcgatgacgTCGCTGGGCAATCTTAACCTGCGCTTCACTGCGGtctccggcacgctgcctgcccAGTGGAGTGGGATGACGAGTGCGGAGGCCCTGCAGCTGGAGTACTGCGGTCTGTCCGGTTGTCTGCCCCCCGAGTGGTCTGCGATGCCGAAGCTGCGTATCGTCTCACTGAGCGGCAACCACTTTAGCGGGTGTGTGCCCGACTCGTGGGTCAAGAAGCCTGGCCTCGTTGTGACCATAGAGGACGAGCACAAGGGCAGCAACTGTGTATCTGATAATCTCTGCGACACAACCACTGAGCCGCCCACtgcgcccaccaccaccggcaccccAGCAGCCTCCTCTACTCCTTCTCCAGGGTCGGGGTGCGAGGTGGATGGGTGTGAGGTGTGCGAGGGGGACTCCGCTGCGCGGTGCGCCAGGTGCCGTGAGGGCTACTCCCTGACGGACGAGAAGACGTGCCTGGCGCACCAcgatggcggcgtggcggcggcgtcgagcggagcggtggctgccgctgctgtgtgggcGGCTGTGCTGTTGAGCGTGGGGCTGGCGGCGTGA
- a CDS encoding putative surface antigen protein 2, with protein MTSLSFLYLEGTRVSGSLPPTWSGMTNAQLLQLENCDLSGSLPPSWSSMPKLQKVSLSGNHFCGCVPDSWTAKERLDVTIEEWHKGEDCKLANACRPTTAPQTTTTTTPTTTTTTTTTTNPPTTTTTTNPPTTTTTTNPPTTTTTTNPPTTTTTTNPPTTSTTTNPPTTTTTTNPPTTSTTTNPPTTTGTPAASSTPSPGSGCEVDGCEVCEGDSAARCARCRDDYSLTDERTCLVYCDGGVAASGGAVAAAAVWAAVLLSVGLAA; from the coding sequence ATGACATCGCTGTCATTTCTTTATCTGGAGGGCACTAGGGTGTCCGGCAGTCTGCCGCCCACGTGGAGTGGGATGACAAACGCCCAGCTTTTGCAGCTGGAGAACTGCGATCTGTCCGGCAGTCTGCCCCCCTCGTGGTCTTCGATGCCGAAGCTGCAGAAAGTGTCACTGAGCGGGAACCACTTCTGCGGGTGTGTGCCCGACTCGTGGACGGCGAAGGAGCGCCTCGATGTGACCATCGAGGAATGGCACAAGGGCGAGGACTGCAAGCTTGCTAACGCCTGCCGCCCGACTACTGCTCCGCAAAcaaccacgacgaccacgcccacgaccaccacgaccacgaccaccacgactaacccgcccaccacgacgaccacgactaacccgcccaccacgacgaccacgactaacccgcccaccacgacgaccacgactaacccgcccaccacgacgaccacgactaacccgcccaccacgagtaccacgactaacccgcccaccacgacgaccacgactaacccgcccaccacgagtaccacgactaacccgcccaccaccaccggcaccccAGCAGCCTCCTCTACTCCTTCTCCAGGGTCGGGGTGCGAGGTGGATGGGTGTGAGGTGTGCGAGGGGGACTCCGCTGCGCGGTGCGCCAGGTGCCGTGATGACTACTCCCTGACGGACGAGAGGACGTGCCTGGTGTActgcgatggcggcgtggcggcgtcgggcggagcggtggctgccgctgctgtgtgggcGGCTGTGCTGTTGAGCGTGGGGCTGGCGGCGTGA
- a CDS encoding putative surface antigen protein 2 produces MAQCVRRLVLAAPLAAVVALLLCTSSAPVARAAGTSDFTEAQQKNTLTVLRAFARAIPELGKKWTGSDFCSWNFVTCYSSGVSVWMDKVDYTGTLPEMPSGVDYKDVMIMALNFSAMGQGLSGTLPASWSSLTSLMSLWIEKSEKVTGTLPAQWSSMTSLGNLNLRFTKVSGTLPAQWSSMKQLTLLHLEGTKVFGTLPAQWSSMTSLGNLNLRFTAVSGTLPAQWSGMTSAEALQLEYCGLSGCLPPEWSAMPKLRIVSLSGNHFSGCVPDSWVKKPGLVVTIEDEHKGSNCVSDNLCDTTTEPPTAPTTTGTPAASSTPSPGSGCEVDGCEVCEGDSAARCARCREGYSLTDEKTCLAHHDGGVAAASSGAVAAAAVWAAVLLSVGLAA; encoded by the coding sequence ATGGcgcagtgcgtgcgtcggctggtgctggcggcgcccctcgccgctgtggtggcgctgctgctgtgcacgaGCAGTGCACCGgtggcgcgtgctgcggggACGAGCGACTTCActgaggcgcagcagaagaacacgctgacggtgctgcgggcgTTTGCGCGTGCGATCCCTGAGCTGGGGAAGAAGTGGACGGGCAGCGACTTCTGCTCGTGGAACTTCGTCACATGCTACTCCTCCGGCGTCAGCGTGTGGATGGACAAAGTGGATTAtaccggcacgctgccggagATGCCTTCGGGCGTCGACTACAAGGACGTCATGATCATGGCACTGAACTTCAGCGCAATGGGCCAGGGGCTGAGCGGGACGCTGCCCGCCTCATGGAGCTCGCTGACGTCCTTGATGTCACTGTGGATCGAAAAGTCTGAGAAGGtcaccggcacgctgcctgcacagtggagctcgatgacgTCGCTGGGCAATCTTAACCTGCGCTTCACTAAGGTgtccggcacgctgcctgcccagtggagctcgatgaagCAGCTGACCCTTCTGCATCTGGAGGGCACTAAGGTCttcggcacgctgcctgcccagtggagctcgatgacgTCGCTGGGCAATCTTAACCTGCGCTTCACTGCGGtctccggcacgctgcctgcccAGTGGAGTGGGATGACGAGTGCGGAGGCCCTGCAGCTGGAGTACTGCGGTCTGTCCGGTTGTCTGCCCCCCGAGTGGTCTGCGATGCCGAAGCTGCGTATCGTCTCACTGAGCGGCAACCACTTTAGCGGGTGTGTGCCCGACTCGTGGGTCAAGAAGCCTGGCCTCGTTGTGACCATAGAGGACGAGCACAAGGGCAGCAACTGTGTATCTGATAATCTCTGCGACACAACCACTGAGCCGCCCACtgcgcccaccaccaccggcaccccAGCAGCCTCCTCTACTCCTTCTCCAGGGTCGGGGTGCGAGGTGGATGGGTGTGAGGTGTGCGAGGGGGACTCCGCTGCGCGGTGCGCCAGGTGCCGTGAGGGCTACTCCCTGACGGACGAGAAGACGTGCCTGGCGCACCAcgatggcggcgtggcggcggcgtcgagcggagcggtggctgccgctgctgtgtgggcGGCTGTGCTGTTGAGCGTGGGGCTGGCGGCGTGA
- a CDS encoding putative surface antigen protein 2, whose product MAQCVRRLVLAAPLAAVVALLLCTSSAPVARAAGTSDFTEAQQKNTLTVLRAFARAIPELGKKWTGSDFCSWNFVTCYSSGVSVWMDKVDYTGTLPEMPSGVDYKDVMIMALNFSAMGQGLSGTLPASWSSLTSLMSLWIEKSEKVTGTLPAQWSSMTSLGNLNLRFTKVSGTLPAQWSSMKQLGNLNLRFTAVSGTLPAQWSGMTSAEALQLEYCGLSGCLPPEWSAMPKLRIVSLSGNHFSGCVPDSWVKKPGLVVTIEDEHKGSNCVSDNLCDTTTEPPTAPTTTGTPAASSTPSPGSGCEVDGCEVCEGDSAARCARCREGYSLTDEKTCLAHHD is encoded by the coding sequence ATGGcgcagtgcgtgcgtcggctggtgctggcggcgcccctcgccgctgtggtggcgctgctgctgtgcacgaGCAGTGCACCGgtggcgcgtgctgcggggACGAGCGACTTCActgaggcgcagcagaagaacacgctgacggtgctgcgggcgTTTGCGCGTGCGATCCCTGAGCTGGGGAAGAAGTGGACGGGCAGCGACTTCTGCTCGTGGAACTTCGTCACATGCTACTCCTCCGGCGTCAGCGTGTGGATGGACAAAGTGGATTAtaccggcacgctgccggagATGCCTTCGGGCGTCGACTACAAGGACGTCATGATCATGGCACTGAACTTCAGCGCAATGGGCCAGGGGCTGAGCGGGACGCTGCCCGCCTCATGGAGCTCGCTGACGTCCTTGATGTCACTGTGGATCGAAAAGTCTGAGAAGGtcaccggcacgctgcctgcacagtggagctcgatgacgTCGCTGGGCAATCTTAACCTGCGCTTCACTAAGGTgtccggcacgctgcctgcccagtggagctcgatgaagCAGCTGGGCAATCTTAACCTGCGCTTCACTGCGGtctccggcacgctgcctgcccAGTGGAGTGGGATGACGAGTGCGGAGGCCCTGCAGCTGGAGTACTGCGGTCTGTCCGGTTGTCTGCCCCCCGAGTGGTCTGCGATGCCGAAGCTGCGTATCGTCTCACTGAGCGGCAACCACTTTAGCGGGTGTGTGCCCGACTCGTGGGTCAAGAAGCCTGGCCTCGTTGTGACCATAGAGGACGAGCACAAGGGCAGCAACTGTGTATCTGATAATCTCTGCGACACAACCACTGAGCCGCCCACtgcgcccaccaccaccggcaccccAGCAGCCTCCTCTACTCCTTCTCCAGGGTCGGGGTGCGAGGTGGATGGGTGTGAGGTGTGCGAGGGGGACTCCGCTGCGCGGTGCGCCAGGTGCCGTGAGGGCTACTCCCTGACGGACGAGAAGACGTGCCTGGCGCACCACGAT
- a CDS encoding cytochrome c oxidase subunit IV: MFTRRAVSSAVGAATVMSSSLAMQRRHDHDRWYGHALELDTHNYKFNGEPPSWMKTHAKTEEETAFAKTVLPHIDFASSYECLLFDADRLNTHLNRKEFGNEIKYRLEKQANTVARAQQLLRDKKAGTGPDAEKVENTLIARIFDEEHVQAEMKYVKCIRANELAEDNRLDILPGGSPNSLREKTRWNLNTELHPADRAEIGARLTAWLPEKYHIVYFDDFQTVAANDATARKEMLEIVESVQKEYTAEAKEGGYEKDLKETVAELMDDVDPTRTITMEGIKACKDLEQLEAWSRQVHEYNGDDRIIEIYARAAEITKNAEHQALVRQMREWRKLATKN; encoded by the coding sequence ATGTTTACGCGTCGCGCCGTGTCTTCGGCGGTtggcgccgccacggtgATGTCCTCTTCCCTGGCaatgcagcgccgccacgaccACGACCGCTGGTACGGCCACGCTCTGGAGCTGGACACGCACAACTACAAGTTCAACGGCGAGCCGCCAAGTTGGATGAAGACACACGCCAAGACAGAGGAGGAAACCGCCTTCGCCAAGACTGTGCTGCCTCACATCGACTTCGCCTCCAGCTACGAGTGCTTGCTCTTCGATGCGGATCGCCTAAACACCCATCTCAACCGCAAGGAGTTCGGCAATGAAATCAAGTACCGCCTCGAGAAGCAGGCCAATACCGTCGCcagggcgcagcagctgctcagGGACAAGAAGGCCGGCACCGGCCCGGACGCCGAGAAGGTGGAGAACACGCTCATTGCCCGCATCTTCGATGAGGAGCACGTGCAGGCGGAGATGAAATACGTCAAGTGCATCCGCGCGAACGAGTTGGCAGAGGACAACCGCCTCGATATCCTGCCCGGCGGCTCGCCGAACTCGCTGCGTGAGAAGACGCGCTGGAACCTTAATACGGAGCTACACCCGGCCGACCGTGCAGAGATTGGTGCTCGCCTGAcggcgtggctgccggaGAAGTACCATATTGTGTACTTCGATGACTTCCAGaccgtcgccgccaacgACGCAACCGCCCGCAAGGAGATGCTGGAGATCGTGGAGAGCGTGCAAAAGGAGTACaccgcggaggcgaaggaaGGCGGCTACGAGAAGGACCTCAAGGAGACCGTGGCAGAGCTCATGGACGATGTCGACCCGACCCGCACCATCACGATGGAGGGTATCAAGGCCTGCAAAGACctcgagcagctggaggcctGGTCGCGCCAGGTGCACGAGTACAACGGCGACGACCGCATCATCGAGATCTACGCCCGCGCTGCTGAGATCACGAAAAACGCGGAGCACCAGGCGCTGGTGAGGCAGATGCGCGAGTGGCGCAAGCTGGCCACGAAGAACTAG
- a CDS encoding putative surface antigen, with the protein MAQCVRRLVLAAPLAAVVALLLCTSSAPVARAAGTSDLTGAQQKNTLTVLQAFARAIPALGSTWTGSDFCSWDSVRCTSTMVNVWLRIATYTGTLPEMPAGVDYGNVILSMLDFWNMPKLSGTLPASWLKLELLTSLTFSGCGVSGTLPPQWSSMKSLTSLTVEKSNGITGALPPEWSSMLKLRTLMLRQLQLRSTLPADWGGMTSLSTLGIIAAGSITGTLPAVWSSMRSLTSLSLDDLSLSGSLPAVWSILVRVREFSFREAPLTGTLPPQWESIKGLTIVILRGTRISGTLPPEWSAMTSLVSFNMEDTKVSGSLPPQWSSMTKLQQVLLAETAVSGTLPAAWSALKSLNTLHLSGTQVSGTLPPEWSGMTSLSFLYLEGTRVSGSLPPTWSGMTNAQLLQLENCDLSGSLPPSWSSMPKLQKVSLSGNHFCGCVPDSWTAKERLDVTIEEWHKGEDCKLANACRPTTAPQTTTTTTPTTTTTTTTTTNPPTTTTTTNPPTTTTTTNPPTTTTTTNPPTTTTTTNPPTTSTTTKPPTTTTTTNPPTTSTTTNPPTTTTTTNPPTTTTTTNPPTTSTTTNPPTTTTTTNPPTTSTTTKPPTTTTTTNPPTTSTTTNPPTTTTTTNPPTTTTTTNPPTTSTTTKPPTTTTTTNPPTTSTTTNPPTTTTTTNPPTTTTTTNPPTTSTTTNPPTKTTTTNPPTTTTTTN; encoded by the coding sequence ATGGcgcagtgcgtgcgtcggctggtgctggcggcgcccctcgccgctgtggtggcgctgctgctgtgcacgaGCAGTGCACCGgtggcgcgtgctgcggggACGAGCGACCTcactggtgcgcagcagaagaacacgctgacggtgctgcaggcgttTGCGCGTGCGATCCCTGCGCTTGGGAGCACGTGGACGGGCAGCGACTTCTGCTCGTGGGACTCGGTCAGGTGCACGTCAACGATGGTCAACGTATGGCTCAGAATTGCGACGTAtaccggcacgctgccggagATGCCTGCGGGCGTGGACTACGGTAACGTGATTCTTAGCATGCTAGACTTTTGGAATATGCCAAAGCTGAGCGGGACGTTGCCGGCCAGCTGGCTCAAGCTCGAACTGTTGACTTCGCTCACGTTTTCGGGCTGCGGCGTgagcggcacgctgccgcctcagtggagctcgatgaaaTCGCTGACGTCACTGACGGTGGAGAAGTCGAATGGCATCACCGGCGCACTGCCGCCCGAGTGGAGCTCAATGCTTAAGCTAAGGACGCTGATGCTGAGGCAACTTCAGCTCAGGAGTACTCTGCCGGCTGACTGGGGTGGGATGACATCATTGTCGACGCTGGGGATCATCGCTGCAGGTAGTATCACCGGCACACTGCCTGCGGTTTGGAGCTCGATGAGGTCACTAACGAGTCTGTCCCTTGACGATTTGTCGCTTAGCGGCTCCCTGCCCGCGGTGTGGAGCATACTGGTGAGAGTGAGGGAGTTTTCTTTCCGGGAAGCGCCGTTGACCGGCACCCTCCCGCCTCAGTGGGAATCGATAAAGGGGTTGACCATTGTAATTCTGCGCGGCACCCGAAtctccggcacgctgccgcccgagTGGAGCGCAATGACATCGCTGGTCAGCTTCAATATGGAGGACACTAAGGTCTCCGGCAGTCTGCCGCCtcagtggagctcgatgacgAAGttgcagcaggtgctgctggccgAGACGGCGGTGTCCGGCACACTTCCTGCAGCGTGGAGTGCGCTGAAGTCGCTCAACACACTTCACCTGTCCGGTACTCAGGTCTctggcacgctgccgcccgagTGGAGTGGGATGACATCGCTGTCATTTCTTTATCTGGAGGGCACTAGGGTGTCCGGCAGTCTGCCGCCCACGTGGAGTGGGATGACAAACGCCCAGCTTTTGCAGCTGGAGAACTGCGATCTGTCCGGCAGTCTGCCCCCCTCGTGGTCTTCGATGCCGAAGCTGCAGAAAGTGTCACTGAGCGGGAACCACTTCTGCGGGTGTGTGCCCGACTCGTGGACGGCGAAGGAGCGCCTCGATGTGACCATCGAGGAATGGCACAAGGGCGAGGACTGCAAGCTTGCTAACGCCTGCCGCCCGACTACTGCTCCGCAAAcaaccacgacgaccacgcccacgaccaccacgaccacgaccaccacgactaacccgcccaccacgacgaccacgactaacccgcccaccacgacgaccacgactaacccgcccaccacgacgaccacgactaacccgcccaccacgacgaccacgactaacccgcccaccacgagtaccacgactaaaccgcccaccacgacgaccacgactaacccgcccaccacgagtaccacgactaacccgcccaccacgacgaccacgactaacccgcccaccacgacgaccacgactaacccgcccaccacgagtaccacgactaacccgcccaccacgacgaccacgactaacccgcccaccacgagtaccacgactaaaccgcccaccacgacgaccacgactaacccgcccaccacgagtaccacgactaacccgcccaccacgacgaccacgactaacccgcccaccacgacgaccacgactaacccgcccaccacgagtaccacgactaaaccgcccaccacgacgaccacgactaacccgcccaccacgagtaccacgactaacccgcccaccacgacgaccacgactaacccgcccaccacgacgaccacgactaacccgcccaccacgagtaccacgactaacccgcccaccaagacgaccacgactaacccgcccaccacgacgaccacgactaacc